From the Brachyhypopomus gauderio isolate BG-103 chromosome 5, BGAUD_0.2, whole genome shotgun sequence genome, one window contains:
- the LOC143513740 gene encoding eukaryotic translation initiation factor 4 gamma 1-like, translated as MKEKKRLPFPLHIGVEPKVLSDCALFPPGVPYYPTQDQYQSSGPIILSSALQQQAPPPQYALPQQRRRECQQTVVAVQTDDESTPPTATVVIPPAAASTPPPPSKVPELVVPSKLTTEPNLSQGLQLASPLSTVPVGQDSDFGASASPPPPLTDLPPADIPALEPKMGESMDAPLVSEAVPQAEKEPVEAPLEPEPPVSRSSQCQRKSPRKIITSVSFSNDIQLNKAEKVWRPSMKKVRAHKAEADEENLEVAKTLDLLRRVRSILNKLTPQMFQPLMKQLTELSMDTEERLKGVVDLVYEKAISEPKFSVTYAKLCRCLMMLKVPTSDKSGGTVNFGRLLLNCCQKEFAKDKDSNERKQKELEAASEDEERQRLIEELDAMKDEARHRSLGNIKFIGELFKVEMLSELILHDCIVKLLQKSHRHRIMKGHNLGECLK; from the exons atgaaggagaaaaaacgACTTCCTTTCCCTCTCCACATTGGGGTGGAGCCTAAGGTGTTATCTGATTGTGCCTTGTTTCCTCCAGGTGTGCCGTATTACCCTACGCAGGACCAGTACCAGTCTTCAGGGCCCATCATATTGAGCTCTGCCCTGCAGcagcaggccccaccccctcagtatGCCCTGCCCCAACAGCGCAGGAGAGAGTGCCAGCAG ACTGTGGTCGCAGTGCAGACCGATGATGAAAGCACGCCACCTACAGCTACTGTAGTGATTCCACCCG CAGCTGCCTCAACCCCCCCGCCTCCATCTAAGGTGCCCGAGCTGGTGGTTCCTTCAAAACTGACAACGGAGCCTAACCTGTCCCAGGGTCTCCAACTGGCCTCACCACTGAGCACAGTGCCTGTTGGACAAGACTCCGATTTCGGAGCGTCTGCCTCCCCGCCACCTCCTCTGACGGACCTTCCTCCAGCAGACATCCCTGCTCTTGAGCCCAAGATGGGTGAGAGTATGGATGCGCCATTGGTATCGGAAGCAGTGCCCCAAGCAGAGAAGGAGCCTGTTGAGGCCCCTTTGGAGCCAGAG ccTCCAGTTTCGAGGTCCTCACAGTGCCAGCGCAAAAGTCCACGCAAGATCATCACCAGTGTCTCATTCAGCAACGACATCCAGCTGAACAAGGCGGAGAAGGTGTGGAGGCCCTCAATGAAGAAGGTGCGCGCCCACAAGGCTGAAGCTGACGAGGAGAACCTGGAGGTGGCCAAGACCCTGGACCTGCTGCGACGTGTGCGCAGCATCCTGAACAAGCTCACGCCACAGATGTTCCAGCCACTGATGAAGCAGCTGACGGAGCTGAGCATGGACACGGAGGAGCGGCTCAAGGGAGTCGTCGATCTTGTATACGAGAAGGCCATCTCTGAGCCCAAGTTCTCCGTGACTTATGCTAAATTGTGTCGCTGCCTGATGATG ctgaaagtgcccacctctgataagtcaggaggcacagtgaattttggaaggctgctgctcaattgctgccagaaggagtttgcgaaggacaaggacagcaacgagcgcaagcagaaggagctggaagccgcatcagag gatgaggagcgtcagcgcctgatcgaggagctggacgccatgaaggacgaggcccgccaccgttccctcggtaacatcaagtttatcggggagctgtttaaggtggagatgctgtcggagcttatattgcatgactgtatagtcaagctgctccagaagagccaca gacacagaataatgaaagggcATAATTTAGGAGAGTGTCTGAagtga